From Pan troglodytes isolate AG18354 chromosome 1, NHGRI_mPanTro3-v2.0_pri, whole genome shotgun sequence:
AGTCGTAAGTGTTCCCACATTTGAATGCTAAAGACACTTGCAAGAGACAATTTGCCGGCCTTtgcagatggagagagagaaacccaGGAAGGATAAATCAATCACTCACCGACAGTTACTAAGGACGTTGCTGAAGATAGAGCCTGGGAACCTCCATGCTTAGTCCAGAGCTCTTTTCACTCTAACAAGCGCcctcctgtcacagcctcctTCTTGTCCTTTAAAACTGGAGAGATGCTGCCTCTTGTTCCAAAGACCACCTTCCATCAAGGAAGGAGGGACATTTACAATACTGTGACCACCAATCCCATGGGTTTCCCATCTCTGTTGTTATCCAGGAAGTCCTGGTCATGTCATGGCCACATATGTTTAGTGGAAAAAAACACCACCAATACAACTGTCATTGTGGAGGTATGGAGGTCTGGAGTCTCTCATAAGCCTGGGGTTTTGTGTCATCAGGGCCTGTGGCCACCTTACCTGGGCTGAGTTTGTGGATGAGGTTCTCTGTCAGCCTGCAGCCCTCAGCCAGCTGTTCTCGGATATCCTGCCCCTGGGAGTTGTCAGGCTCATCCGGAGTGAGGAGGGCCTGGAGATGCTGATTCAATGAGCGGGAGGCATCTCTCCCTTCCTGTAATCTCTTCCTTAACCGGGCCAGCTCTCGTGCCTGAGAGTGAACTAGGACTTTATATTGCCTAAGGTGAGACAGTAGAGAAAATTTAATAATGGAAAGGGATGAGTGATC
This genomic window contains:
- the LOC134808764 gene encoding putative neuroblastoma breakpoint family member 7 isoform X4; translated protein: MLRDELQFKDEKLAEQLGQAEELRQYKVLVHSQARELARLRKRLQEGRDASRSLNQHLQALLTPDEPDNSQGQDIREQLAEGCRLTENLIHKLSPENDEDVDDDVYVEEAEKVRESCAPRYIRRIFMCAELSKHGGCSG
- the LOC134808764 gene encoding putative neuroblastoma breakpoint family member 7 isoform X6, encoding MLRDELQFKDEKLAEQLGQAEELRQYKVLVHSQARELARLRKRLQEGRDASRSLNQHLQALLTPDEPDNSQGQDIREQLAEGCRLTENLIHKLSPENDEDVDDDVYVEEAEKVRESCAPSL
- the LOC134808764 gene encoding putative neuroblastoma breakpoint family member 7 isoform X3; its protein translation is MLRDELQFKDEKLAEQLGQAEELRQYKVLVHSQARELARLRKRLQEGRDASRSLNQHLQALLTPDEPDNSQGQDIREQLAEGCRLTENLIHKLSPENDEDVDDDVYVEEAEKVRESCAPSRYIRRIFMCAELSKHGGCSG
- the LOC134808764 gene encoding putative neuroblastoma breakpoint family member 7 isoform X5, with protein sequence MLRDELQFKDEKLAEQLGQAEELRQYKVLVHSQARELARLRKRLQEGRDASRSLNQHLQALLTPDEPDNSQGQDIREQLAEGCRLTENLIHKLSPENDEDVDDDVYVEEAEKVRESCAPRGNSPK